Proteins from one candidate division KSB1 bacterium genomic window:
- a CDS encoding carbon starvation CstA family protein, protein MSAALLIIVALVCLISGYLFYGRFLVRKYELSNQEPTPSHTREDGIDYVPAKAPVLMGHHFSSIAGAAPIIGPIVAVVFGWGAVFVWLIVGGIFMGGVHDFSALIASIRHGGKTMGEVIEDYVGMTGKRLFLAFAWFLLVLVIAVFAHAVASVFVMEASTATSSILFIAVAMLFGLSIYRLHMPLWVSSLIGVLLLAGCVTLGIRYPIELPYDTWKIILFVYVFFAATAPVWVLLQPRDYLSSFLLYAILLAGVVGIFAARPQIVTPALGAFSQDLGTMFPILFVTVACGAISGFHSLVAAGTTAKRAETGRAIPV, encoded by the coding sequence ATGTCTGCTGCACTGTTAATTATCGTAGCACTGGTTTGTCTCATATCAGGATACCTGTTTTACGGCCGTTTTCTGGTCCGTAAATATGAACTGAGCAATCAAGAACCAACACCCTCACATACCCGTGAGGACGGGATTGATTATGTGCCAGCGAAAGCGCCGGTGCTGATGGGACATCATTTCTCGTCCATTGCCGGAGCGGCCCCCATCATTGGGCCGATTGTTGCCGTGGTGTTTGGATGGGGTGCGGTGTTTGTCTGGCTCATTGTGGGCGGCATTTTTATGGGCGGCGTGCACGATTTCTCCGCTTTGATCGCCTCCATTCGTCACGGCGGCAAGACCATGGGAGAGGTGATCGAAGATTATGTGGGTATGACCGGCAAGCGGCTGTTTCTGGCGTTTGCCTGGTTTCTGCTGGTGCTGGTGATCGCTGTGTTTGCGCATGCCGTGGCCAGTGTTTTTGTCATGGAAGCGTCCACTGCCACCTCTTCAATTCTTTTTATTGCGGTTGCCATGCTGTTCGGACTCTCCATTTACCGGCTGCATATGCCGTTGTGGGTCAGTTCACTCATCGGCGTGTTGCTGCTGGCCGGCTGCGTGACCCTTGGAATCCGCTATCCGATCGAATTGCCCTATGATACCTGGAAGATTATTCTGTTTGTCTATGTGTTTTTTGCTGCTACGGCTCCGGTGTGGGTGCTTTTGCAGCCGCGCGATTATTTGAGCAGTTTTCTGCTGTATGCCATTCTGCTGGCCGGTGTGGTGGGAATATTTGCCGCCCGTCCGCAAATTGTGACGCCGGCGCTGGGGGCATTCAGTCAGGATCTGGGAACCATGTTTCCAATTTTATTTGTCACCGTGGCCTGCGGGGCGATATCCGGATTTCACTCCCTGGTGGCCGCCGGCACCACGGCCAAGCGAGCTGAAACCGGGAGAGCGATACCCGTCTGA
- a CDS encoding transposase, translated as MQKKTDTTQPKISKIEITKDKISGRGGLLFFLRYIDQIRFYSLFENVFSFLKGSSKGLGYRQFVKQLFAWFIDGTDMSICSFDRRKNDEAYAAVLENHPEQMATSHQIKRMFRKFSFVGQMIFRSLLLEMFIWRLIIEQPKEVILFGDSVVFDNDGAKKREGSNVTYKNKKGFQPMQISWGPYVVDALFRAGDVHCNHGSDFIKSVGRLVKAIRRRYKDVPIILLTDSGFMDDQNFRFFEQRLGIHYVCAGKIYNDIKQYVNNLSYDAFRSYRQTWTFVEFANRLKSWKTFRRCIFTSQKAEENGQLLFDFAQPDSVIYTNIGRNSEPG; from the coding sequence ATGCAGAAAAAAACCGATACAACGCAACCTAAAATATCAAAAATTGAGATCACAAAAGATAAAATTAGCGGTCGTGGTGGTCTGTTGTTTTTTCTTAGATATATTGACCAAATTCGATTCTATTCTCTATTTGAAAACGTTTTTAGCTTTTTAAAAGGCTCTTCTAAAGGACTGGGATACCGTCAGTTTGTCAAACAGCTTTTTGCTTGGTTTATTGATGGTACGGATATGTCAATCTGTTCTTTTGATCGTCGAAAAAACGATGAAGCCTATGCTGCCGTGCTCGAAAATCACCCGGAACAAATGGCAACATCCCATCAAATCAAAAGGATGTTTCGCAAGTTCAGTTTTGTTGGGCAAATGATATTTCGGTCTCTTTTGTTGGAGATGTTTATTTGGCGACTTATTATTGAACAACCCAAAGAAGTTATTCTTTTTGGTGACAGCGTAGTTTTCGACAATGACGGCGCTAAAAAGCGTGAAGGCTCAAATGTGACCTATAAAAATAAAAAAGGATTCCAGCCTATGCAAATTAGTTGGGGGCCTTATGTTGTTGATGCGCTGTTCCGAGCCGGAGATGTTCATTGTAATCATGGCAGCGACTTTATAAAGTCAGTGGGGCGTCTGGTCAAAGCTATTCGACGTCGCTATAAAGATGTTCCAATCATTCTGCTAACAGACAGTGGTTTTATGGATGACCAGAACTTTCGGTTCTTTGAACAACGCCTTGGTATTCATTATGTTTGTGCCGGGAAAATATATAACGATATTAAACAATATGTTAACAATCTTAGTTATGATGCTTTTCGTTCTTATAGACAGACATGGACTTTTGTCGAATTTGCTAATCGCCTCAAATCATGGAAGACATTTCGCCGTTGTATTTTTACCTCTCAGAAAGCTGAGGAAAATGGTCAACTCTTATTTGATTTTGCACAACCGGATTCAGTAATCTATACCAATATAGGCCGAAACAGTGAGCCTGGATGA
- a CDS encoding T9SS type A sorting domain-containing protein yields MADGFDGLYILRNTHTTGVNQMNTTQPDGYILHQNYPNPFNAETVIRYEIPQSDEIRIDVYNMAGQHVRSLVDRTQSAGRHKVTWDGSTDTGTTAGFGVYIIQINFNGFTGQRKAIMIK; encoded by the coding sequence GTGGCCGACGGATTTGACGGCCTGTATATCCTGAGAAATACCCATACCACCGGTGTAAACCAGATGAATACAACCCAACCTGACGGATATATCCTGCACCAGAATTACCCCAATCCGTTCAATGCGGAAACCGTGATCCGCTATGAAATTCCACAATCAGATGAAATCAGAATCGATGTGTACAATATGGCCGGACAGCACGTGCGTTCGCTGGTTGATCGGACTCAATCCGCCGGACGCCACAAGGTAACCTGGGACGGATCGACGGATACGGGCACAACAGCGGGATTTGGCGTGTATATTATACAGATCAATTTTAACGGATTTACCGGCCAGAGAAAAGCAATTATGATCAAATAG
- a CDS encoding DUF4976 domain-containing protein yields MICRGISPSAAPGKTPEDWRKSFYYHFYEYPGWHFVKRHYGVRTERYKLMHFYHDIDAWELYDLKTDPAEMNNVYGNPDYAEVQEKMTQELKRVQEKCGDSHDRALEIVGQYPHGSLPGWYKGAKTGANKQKR; encoded by the coding sequence GTGATATGCAGGGGTATCTCTCCGTCCGCTGCTCCAGGCAAAACACCGGAGGACTGGCGAAAATCGTTTTACTATCATTTTTACGAATATCCGGGCTGGCATTTTGTCAAGCGTCACTATGGCGTGCGCACCGAGCGCTACAAGCTGATGCATTTTTATCATGATATTGATGCCTGGGAACTGTATGATCTGAAAACCGATCCGGCGGAAATGAACAATGTCTACGGGAATCCCGATTATGCAGAGGTTCAGGAAAAGATGACGCAGGAGCTCAAGCGGGTGCAGGAAAAGTGCGGAGATTCGCATGACCGGGCTCTTGAGATTGTGGGACAATATCCGCACGGCAGTTTGCCGGGCTGGTATAAAGGCGCAAAAACTGGAGCGAATAAGCAAAAGCGCTGA
- a CDS encoding carbon starvation CstA 5TM domain-containing protein, which translates to METLLSVIALITAAVILRSEYTEIMAEGGPIGVFSAGIGTFVEHLGIPQKAGMTFAALAISAFALTTLDTATRLGRFMFQEFFEKTNGPAVLYKNRYTGTLVTIAAAAFFTFTGTRNALWPLFGAANQLLASLTLLAVTVWLTKMDKKSLFVRIPMYFMFCVTITALGVMVVKNWMTGNAVLLIFSSLLFGIAVTLIIKARQSLRALKT; encoded by the coding sequence GTGGAAACGCTGCTGTCCGTGATCGCATTGATCACCGCTGCCGTGATTTTGCGCAGCGAATACACCGAGATTATGGCCGAGGGCGGACCCATCGGTGTTTTTTCCGCCGGGATCGGCACGTTTGTCGAGCATCTTGGCATTCCGCAGAAAGCGGGAATGACCTTTGCCGCGCTGGCAATTTCAGCGTTTGCCCTGACCACCCTGGACACCGCCACCCGGCTGGGGCGCTTTATGTTTCAGGAATTTTTCGAAAAAACCAACGGTCCGGCTGTGTTGTACAAAAACCGCTATACCGGAACCCTTGTCACCATTGCCGCAGCCGCCTTTTTTACCTTTACCGGAACGCGCAACGCCCTGTGGCCGCTGTTCGGGGCCGCCAATCAGCTGCTGGCGTCGCTGACTTTGCTGGCCGTAACGGTGTGGCTGACAAAGATGGATAAAAAAAGTTTGTTTGTACGTATTCCCATGTATTTTATGTTTTGCGTCACCATAACGGCTCTCGGGGTGATGGTGGTTAAAAACTGGATGACCGGGAATGCGGTATTGTTGATATTCTCATCGTTGTTATTTGGAATCGCCGTGACGCTCATTATCAAGGCACGGCAGAGTTTAAGAGCATTAAAAACATGA
- a CDS encoding L-fucose isomerase — MAQSNLKTNKPQPRLRGSLPRIGIRPVIDGRRKGVRESLEDQTMNMAKTAAEFLSSHLVHSCGLPVECVISDTCIGGAAEAADSAEKFAREGVGVSLTVTPCWCYGTEVMDSDPLIPKAVWGFNGTERPGAVYLAAALAGYSQKGLPAFGIYGRDVQDADDTSIPQDVQEKLLRFARAGLAVAELRGKSYLSMGSVSMGIAGSVVDDHFFQDYLGMRNEYVDMSEFERRIQEGLYDPDEYEHALSWVQDNCKEGNDTNPEEKQHSRQQKDKEWEICVKMAMIGRDLMVGNPKLADIGYGEEALGHNAIAAGFQGQRQWTDHWPNGDFMEAMLNSSFDWNGIRAPYIMATENDALNGVSMLFGHLLTNTAQIFSDVRTYWSPAAVKRVTGQSLTGRAENGIIHLINSGPTALDGTGQQSKNGQPAMKPFWEISSEEADACLKATTWCPAEVEYFRGGGFSSQFLTQGDMPVTMSRINLIKGIGPVLQIAEGFTVTLDPNVHETLNQRTSPTWPTTWFVPVLTGCGAFTDVYSVMANWGANHGAISYGHIGDQLITLASMLRIPVNMHNVSAERIYRPSAWSAFGTLDPEGADYRACQNFGPLYGK; from the coding sequence ATGGCTCAATCCAACCTGAAAACAAACAAACCGCAACCACGCTTGCGCGGCTCACTGCCCAGGATCGGCATTCGTCCCGTTATCGACGGCCGCCGCAAAGGCGTGCGCGAATCCCTCGAAGACCAGACCATGAACATGGCGAAAACCGCGGCCGAATTTCTCAGCAGTCATCTTGTACACAGCTGCGGACTGCCGGTCGAGTGCGTCATTTCCGATACCTGTATCGGCGGCGCCGCCGAGGCTGCCGACAGCGCGGAAAAATTCGCCCGCGAGGGCGTGGGCGTTTCACTGACGGTGACGCCCTGCTGGTGTTACGGCACCGAAGTCATGGACTCGGACCCGTTAATTCCCAAAGCCGTATGGGGATTCAACGGCACCGAGCGTCCGGGCGCGGTGTACCTGGCCGCAGCCCTGGCCGGATATTCCCAGAAAGGCCTGCCGGCGTTCGGCATTTACGGCCGCGATGTCCAGGACGCGGACGACACCTCGATCCCGCAGGATGTGCAGGAAAAACTGCTGCGCTTTGCCCGGGCCGGACTCGCCGTGGCGGAACTGCGCGGTAAATCCTATCTGTCCATGGGCTCGGTATCCATGGGAATCGCCGGTTCCGTGGTTGACGATCATTTTTTCCAGGATTACCTGGGCATGCGCAACGAATATGTGGACATGAGTGAATTTGAACGCCGCATACAGGAGGGTCTTTACGATCCGGATGAATACGAACACGCCCTGTCCTGGGTACAAGACAATTGCAAAGAAGGCAACGACACAAATCCCGAAGAAAAGCAGCATTCGCGCCAACAAAAAGACAAAGAATGGGAAATCTGCGTCAAAATGGCCATGATCGGACGCGATCTGATGGTCGGGAATCCCAAACTGGCTGATATCGGCTATGGCGAAGAAGCTCTCGGTCATAATGCCATTGCAGCCGGATTCCAGGGTCAACGCCAATGGACGGATCACTGGCCGAACGGCGATTTTATGGAAGCCATGCTCAATTCATCCTTTGACTGGAACGGCATCCGCGCGCCCTATATTATGGCGACGGAAAATGACGCTCTGAACGGCGTTTCCATGCTGTTCGGACATTTGCTCACCAACACCGCGCAGATTTTTTCCGACGTGCGCACGTACTGGAGTCCGGCCGCGGTAAAACGCGTCACCGGCCAATCCCTGACCGGACGCGCTGAAAACGGAATCATCCATCTGATCAATTCCGGTCCCACCGCTCTGGACGGCACCGGGCAACAATCGAAAAACGGCCAACCCGCGATGAAACCGTTCTGGGAGATTTCATCGGAAGAAGCGGATGCCTGTCTTAAAGCCACCACCTGGTGTCCGGCCGAAGTCGAGTATTTCCGCGGCGGCGGTTTTTCATCGCAGTTCTTGACCCAGGGCGATATGCCGGTGACCATGTCGCGCATCAATCTGATCAAAGGCATCGGGCCGGTGCTGCAGATCGCGGAAGGCTTTACGGTTACACTGGACCCCAACGTGCACGAGACCCTGAATCAGCGTACCAGTCCGACCTGGCCGACCACCTGGTTTGTCCCGGTACTCACCGGATGCGGCGCATTCACCGATGTCTATTCGGTCATGGCCAACTGGGGCGCCAACCACGGTGCCATCAGCTATGGTCATATCGGTGATCAGCTGATCACTCTGGCCTCCATGCTGCGCATTCCGGTGAATATGCACAATGTAAGCGCTGAACGTATCTACCGGCCCAGCGCCTGGAGCGCATTCGGTACCCTCGATCCGGAAGGCGCCGATTACCGGGCCTGTCAGAATTTTGGTCCTCTGTATGGAAAATGA
- a CDS encoding glycerate kinase: MGLDAPGTGASGGLAAGAVAFLGAHLESGIEAVLRDYRFSEVAADADWILTGEGRFDSTSLSGKVISGLLNAARGSQAKFAVFAGKVKLSKADYETSAIETARSITPDGMTLQKALKQGPHLLRDTVDIWAREMLIH, encoded by the coding sequence GTGGGACTGGATGCACCGGGGACCGGCGCGTCCGGCGGACTGGCCGCCGGCGCGGTGGCGTTTCTCGGGGCGCATTTGGAGAGCGGTATCGAGGCGGTTCTGCGCGACTATCGGTTTTCAGAGGTCGCTGCCGATGCCGACTGGATTCTCACCGGCGAAGGACGATTCGACAGCACGTCGTTGAGCGGCAAGGTGATCTCCGGATTGCTCAACGCGGCACGGGGCAGTCAGGCAAAATTTGCTGTCTTTGCGGGCAAAGTCAAATTGAGCAAAGCCGACTATGAGACATCTGCAATCGAGACAGCCCGTTCAATTACACCGGACGGAATGACCTTGCAAAAGGCCTTGAAGCAGGGACCTCATCTCTTGCGTGATACAGTTGATATATGGGCGCGAGAGATGCTTATCCATTAA
- a CDS encoding LacI family DNA-binding transcriptional regulator produces the protein MQSVIRENQFIPNRLARGFRLQQTHTIGMVVGDVDNRFLALLEKSIESSARQQGYHLIVVSSDDDPDLEQQAVQNLISKSVDALIIITVLQDTSLHQQLNKNNIPIVYVDRYIKKSDPFVATDNVYGGYELTRRFLSQGYKRIAFIGGEESTSTNRDRFRGYCKALQNHQIEPDPDLIIHGDFTSEGGYQSTRTLFSRLQQKPDAVFTSSFTLFEGMLSYFKETDPSFLRRIRMATFDDHPLLDFLPFPVNSALQEYTAVGKNTVQMLLNALNGVSDIKSAIIKPRLIYRDHLKEASSWLNPT, from the coding sequence GTGCAGAGCGTTATTCGGGAAAATCAATTCATTCCCAACCGGCTTGCACGCGGATTCCGTCTGCAGCAGACGCATACCATCGGCATGGTTGTAGGTGACGTGGACAACCGGTTCCTGGCTCTGCTGGAAAAAAGCATCGAAAGCAGTGCGCGGCAACAGGGATATCATTTGATTGTCGTCAGTTCGGATGATGACCCCGATCTCGAACAACAGGCTGTCCAGAACCTCATCTCCAAATCCGTAGATGCTCTCATCATCATTACGGTACTGCAGGATACATCTCTTCATCAGCAGCTGAATAAAAACAACATCCCCATCGTCTATGTGGACCGCTATATCAAAAAATCAGATCCTTTTGTCGCGACTGATAATGTGTACGGCGGCTATGAATTGACCCGCCGGTTCCTCAGCCAGGGATACAAACGCATCGCGTTCATCGGCGGCGAAGAATCCACATCCACCAACCGGGACCGGTTCCGGGGCTATTGTAAAGCTCTGCAGAATCATCAGATCGAACCGGACCCTGATCTGATCATTCATGGTGATTTTACAAGTGAGGGCGGCTATCAATCAACGCGAACCCTGTTCAGTCGATTGCAGCAAAAACCGGATGCGGTCTTTACGTCCTCGTTTACCCTGTTTGAGGGAATGTTGAGCTATTTTAAAGAGACGGACCCCTCTTTTCTGCGGCGCATCCGGATGGCGACATTTGACGATCACCCGCTTTTGGATTTTCTGCCGTTTCCTGTCAATTCCGCCCTGCAGGAATATACCGCTGTTGGAAAAAATACGGTTCAAATGCTGCTAAATGCGCTCAACGGTGTTTCAGATATTAAAAGTGCAATCATTAAACCCAGACTCATATACAGAGATCATCTCAAGGAGGCATCATCATGGCTCAATCCAACCTGA
- a CDS encoding D-2-hydroxyacid dehydrogenase, whose amino-acid sequence MNIVVMDGYTMNPGDLSWDALEDLGHCRIYARTPPELIIERAKDADIVFVNKSGLTRQDIEQLPRLKFIGVLATGYNVVNLEAARERNIPVTNIPAYSTESVVQMVFAHVLNLSVGLAHHAETVRQGRWSQSVDFCYYDTALTELYDRVLGIIGYGRIGQAVARVARAFGMQILVHSRTRPETLQDGVTWTDMDELFRQSDVVTLHCPLTEETEGLVNAEHLAAMKSTAYLINTSRGPVVDEQALADALNSGEIAGAGLDVLSEEPANPDNPLLQARNCTITPHIAWATQAARRRLLRIAADNVRHFLDGDLQNVVNGVTRINDQKGLK is encoded by the coding sequence ATGAATATTGTTGTCATGGACGGCTATACCATGAATCCGGGTGATTTGTCCTGGGACGCGCTGGAAGACCTGGGTCATTGCCGGATTTATGCCCGCACGCCGCCGGAGCTGATCATAGAACGGGCCAAAGACGCGGATATTGTGTTTGTGAACAAAAGCGGATTGACACGCCAGGATATTGAACAGCTGCCGCGCCTTAAATTTATCGGCGTGCTGGCCACGGGCTATAATGTGGTGAATCTGGAAGCGGCCCGGGAGCGCAATATTCCGGTGACCAATATTCCGGCTTATAGCACGGAATCGGTGGTACAGATGGTGTTTGCACATGTACTGAATCTGAGCGTGGGACTGGCGCATCACGCCGAAACCGTGCGCCAGGGCCGCTGGAGTCAGTCGGTTGATTTTTGCTATTATGATACAGCATTGACCGAACTCTATGACCGGGTACTGGGGATCATCGGATACGGACGCATCGGTCAGGCCGTGGCGCGTGTGGCGCGCGCATTCGGCATGCAGATTCTGGTGCACAGCCGGACAAGACCGGAAACGCTGCAGGATGGCGTGACCTGGACGGATATGGACGAGCTGTTCCGGCAGTCCGATGTGGTCACGCTGCATTGTCCGTTAACCGAAGAAACAGAAGGACTGGTCAATGCCGAACATCTCGCTGCGATGAAATCCACGGCTTATTTGATTAACACCAGCCGCGGACCGGTGGTGGATGAGCAGGCGTTGGCTGATGCGCTGAATTCCGGCGAGATTGCCGGCGCCGGTCTGGATGTGCTGTCGGAAGAACCGGCGAACCCGGACAATCCATTGCTGCAGGCCAGGAATTGCACCATCACACCGCATATCGCCTGGGCCACCCAGGCGGCCCGGCGGCGGCTGCTGCGCATAGCGGCCGACAATGTGCGGCATTTTCTTGACGGGGATCTGCAGAATGTGGTCAACGGTGTGACTCGAATTAATGATCAGAAAGGATTAAAATAA
- a CDS encoding TIM barrel protein: MVSEKTVEYDIQVAIHNHGPEDEVYPTPQSIYEKIQGLDARLGLCVDIGHTRRAGVDPAATVRELRERVHDVHIKDVNRAKADGEARLKSAAV; this comes from the coding sequence CTGGTCAGTGAAAAGACTGTAGAATATGATATTCAGGTGGCCATACACAATCACGGTCCCGAGGATGAGGTATATCCGACGCCGCAAAGCATTTATGAAAAGATTCAGGGTCTGGATGCGCGGCTCGGATTGTGCGTGGATATCGGACATACACGCCGCGCCGGGGTGGATCCGGCGGCAACGGTACGTGAGCTGCGCGAGCGTGTTCATGATGTTCATATCAAGGATGTGAATCGCGCTAAAGCGGACGGCGAAGCCCGTTTGAAATCGGCCGCGGTGTGA
- a CDS encoding glycerate kinase codes for MKLICAPDSFKDSMPAERAARIMAEAVRSVRPDVSIVEMPLADGGEGTAATLQRVKNGEWVPVWTMGPLPDMRVESGFVWLDDEKTAVVEMAASSGLQLLKPEQRNPMHTTTFGTGELVRAAEDYGAESLLLAVGGSATVDMGIGMASALGWQFRDAEGKSLLPVGGSLSKIIEIIPPQTRLSANVRVMCDVENPLLGERGAARVYAPQKGASAQEVRDLETGLEHMAARVRGQA; via the coding sequence ATGAAACTCATTTGCGCCCCGGATTCGTTCAAAGACAGTATGCCGGCGGAACGTGCCGCGCGTATTATGGCAGAAGCGGTTCGCAGCGTGCGGCCTGATGTTTCGATTGTGGAAATGCCGCTGGCGGACGGGGGGGAAGGGACGGCCGCGACATTGCAGCGCGTCAAAAACGGTGAGTGGGTGCCGGTGTGGACCATGGGGCCGCTGCCGGACATGCGGGTGGAATCCGGGTTTGTGTGGCTTGACGATGAAAAAACCGCTGTTGTAGAAATGGCGGCGTCATCCGGATTGCAGCTTTTAAAGCCGGAGCAGCGCAATCCCATGCATACCACCACATTCGGGACCGGTGAGCTGGTCCGGGCGGCGGAGGACTATGGCGCGGAGAGCCTCTTGCTGGCGGTCGGCGGCAGCGCCACCGTGGATATGGGCATCGGTATGGCGTCTGCGCTCGGCTGGCAGTTCAGGGATGCAGAAGGAAAATCGCTTTTGCCTGTCGGCGGCAGCTTGTCGAAAATCATTGAAATCATACCTCCGCAAACCCGTTTGTCTGCAAACGTGCGGGTGATGTGTGATGTGGAAAATCCGTTGCTGGGAGAGCGCGGCGCGGCGCGGGTTTATGCGCCGCAAAAAGGTGCGTCCGCGCAAGAGGTGCGCGATCTGGAAACCGGTCTGGAACATATGGCTGCGCGGGTTCGTGGACAAGCCTGA
- a CDS encoding sulfatase-like hydrolase/transferase has translation MQSRRQFLKTAARGTAAAVAVSALGCAKPKRPNILFIMSDDHAKAAMSCYGSILNETPNLDRLAREGIKFKHCLCNNSICGPSRATILTGKYSHINGFMLNETTKFDGSQQTFPKLLQGVGYETAVIGKWHLGSAPTGFDYWDVLPGQGSYYDPEFIKNGETEQHQGYVTDIITDKALDWLQTRSDDTPFFLAYQHKAPHSNWQPAQRHKSLYADQELPVPDNYFDDYQTRSQAAWDNQMSIAEHLDLQYRNDPELYDPPDNLNEKELALWKYQYYIKNYLRCVKAVDENVGRILDYLDETGLADDYAIVVYTSIRGFSWASMAIMTNGSCTKSP, from the coding sequence ATGCAGTCACGCAGGCAGTTTCTTAAAACAGCAGCGCGCGGAACAGCTGCGGCTGTCGCGGTTTCCGCCCTGGGTTGTGCAAAGCCCAAACGTCCCAATATTCTGTTCATCATGAGCGACGACCATGCGAAAGCGGCGATGAGCTGTTACGGCAGTATACTCAACGAGACTCCGAATCTGGACCGTCTGGCCCGGGAGGGCATCAAGTTTAAGCATTGTCTCTGCAACAACAGTATTTGCGGGCCCAGCCGGGCAACCATTCTTACCGGAAAGTACAGCCACATCAACGGATTTATGCTCAACGAAACGACAAAATTTGACGGCAGCCAGCAGACCTTTCCCAAGCTGCTGCAGGGCGTCGGATATGAAACAGCTGTAATCGGAAAATGGCATCTGGGCAGTGCGCCGACCGGATTTGATTACTGGGATGTACTGCCGGGGCAGGGCAGTTATTATGATCCGGAATTTATCAAAAACGGCGAAACCGAACAGCATCAGGGGTATGTGACGGATATCATTACAGACAAGGCGCTGGACTGGCTGCAAACCCGATCCGATGACACGCCGTTTTTTCTCGCCTACCAGCACAAAGCCCCGCATTCGAACTGGCAGCCGGCGCAGCGTCACAAGTCCCTGTATGCGGACCAGGAGCTTCCGGTTCCTGATAATTACTTTGATGATTATCAAACGCGCAGTCAGGCGGCCTGGGATAATCAAATGTCCATTGCCGAACACCTGGACCTGCAGTACCGCAATGATCCCGAACTCTATGATCCGCCGGACAACCTGAATGAAAAAGAACTGGCCTTGTGGAAGTATCAGTATTACATCAAGAATTACCTGCGCTGCGTCAAAGCGGTGGATGAAAATGTCGGCCGTATTCTGGATTATCTGGATGAAACCGGTCTGGCGGATGATTATGCCATTGTGGTGTATACTTCGATCAGGGGTTTTTCCTGGGCGAGCATGGCTATTATGACAAACGGTTCATGTACGAAGAGTCCATGA